From Salvia splendens isolate huo1 chromosome 16, SspV2, whole genome shotgun sequence, a single genomic window includes:
- the LOC121770652 gene encoding putative ankyrin repeat protein RF_0381 — translation MTEVFTTAAGGGQYVIGKKRQVFPVTRLRDDEPISQRLIVAAQADDLRLASELVSHPYVNVNFIGTLSLKFRKTEVVLNGESASEVRVEFKEFRTDVTALFLAAHNGNLALVRKLLNDGANVNQKLFRGYATTAAVREGHLEVLETLLNGGAAQAACEEALLEACSVGRARAAELLMASDMIRPHIAVHALVVASSRGFVDSVAALIKSGVDANANTRMLLQSSKPSLHANVGCNALVAAVVSRQTSVVQLLLNMGCRRDAKVRLGAWLWDLATGEEFRVGAGLAEPYHISWCAVEYFEASGAILRMLIQHSSPNLPHLGRTILHHAILCGNARALEVLLSNGTVDTESSIQTSQVADTRGIHLAARLGLAIILRLLINAGCDVNSRTGCGETALMICARHKQEECLKILASAGSDFGLCSDSGQSAMSIAGLARWHLVFQQAVLEVIRTGTIARSSNPEVFSSLLFVARANDADAMMKLIQHQDLDIDETYDAGFSAVMVAAAGGHVEIFRLLVNAGADVELQNNYGETAVTLAKASQKRDAFAEILISTKGDMSKSDLHRAARFGNQDLVQELVSKGFDVNLLDCDGYTPLMFAAKSGDGTMCELLISLGAKCGLKNARHETALSLARGDEAERVILDELARELVTRGARVKKHTKAGKGTPHAKTLRMVEARGVLSWGKSSRRNVICRGAEVGMSSTFRWNRRWKSDGDDQGLFRLVTTKNKEFHFSCCGGSEVAELWVRGIRLVTREAIFGRSQ, via the exons ATGACGGAAGTGTTCACCACCGCCGCTGGCGGAGGGCAGTACGTGATCGGAAAAAAACGGCAGGTTTTTCCGGTGACGAGACTTCGCGACGACGAGCCTATTTCTCAGCGGCTAATCGTCGCGGCTCAAGCCGACGATCTGCGCCTAGCGTCCGAGCTCGTTTCCCATCCGTACGTCAACGTTAATTTCATCGGAACACTTTCCCTGAAATTCAGAAAAACAGAGGTCGTTTTGAACGGAGAATCGGCGAGTGAAGTTCGCGTCGAGTTCAAAGAGTTCAGGACTGACGTCACCGCTCTCTTCCTCGCCGCTCATAACGGAAACCTTGCCCTCGTCAGAAAATTACTG AACGATGGAGCGAATGTGAACCAAAAACTATTCCGAGGGTATGCGACCACTGCAGCAGTCAGGGAGGGTCACCTCGAGGTGTTGGAGACACTATTGAACGGTGGAGCGGCTCAGGCGGCATGCGAGGAGGCGTTGCTGGAGGCATGCAGCGTGGGCAGGGCCAGAGCTGCTGAGCTGCTAATGGCTTCGGACATGATCCGCCCTCACATTGCTGTACACGCCCTTGTCGTTGCTTCGAGCAGGGGATTCGTGGATTCTGTTGCAGCACTCATTAAG AGTGGAGTTGATGCTAATGCAAATACAAGGATGTTGCTGCAGTCCTCCAAGCCTTCTCTCCATGCCAATGTAGGCTGCAACGCTCTTGTTGCAGCTGTTGTTAGCAGACAAACATCAGTTGTTCAGCTGCTGTTAAAT ATGGGATGCAGAAGAGATGCTAAGGTTAGGTTGGGAGCTTGGTTGTGGGACTTAGCCACGGGTGAAGAGTTCCGAGTGGGAGCTGGTTTGGCCGAGCCATATCACATCTCATGGTGCGCAGTGGAGTATTTCGAAGCAAGTGGTGCTATCCTGCGCATGCTCATCCAGCATTCCTCTCCAAACCTCCCCCATCTTGGGAGGACGATCCTCCACCACGCGATCCTATGTGGCAACGCGAGAGCTCTTGAGGTGCTCTTGAGCAACGGCACTGTTGATACAGAATCCTCAATCCAGACATCTCAGGTTGCAGACACTAGGGGCATACACTTGGCTGCACGTCTCGGGTTGGCCATAATTCTCCGCCTCTTGATCAACGCCGGCTGTGATGTCAACTCCAGAACGGGGTGTGGAGAGACCGCGTTGATGATCTGTGCACGACACAAGCAGGAGGAGTGTCTCAAGATTTTGGCATCAGCAGGGTCTGATTTCGGCTTGTGTAGTGATTCTGGTCAGTCTGCAATGTCGATTGCTGGACTAGCACGGTGGCACCTCGTGTTCCAGCAGGCCGTTTTGGAGGTGATTCGAACTGGGACAATAGCGCGATCAAGCAACCCCGAGGTGTTTTCGTCATTGCTGTTTGTGGCTAGAGCAAATGATGCTGATGCCATGATGAAACTGATCCAGCATCAAGATTTGGACATTGATGAGACATATGATGCTGGATTCTCTGCAGTGATGGTTGCTGCTGCAGGTGGTCATGTCGAGATCTTTAGACTGCTCGTGAACGCGGGAGCTGACGTGGAGCTACAGAATAACTACGGTGAGACAGCGGTCACCTTAGCAAAAGCCAGCCAGAAAAGAGATGCATTTGCAGAGATACTAATTTCTACAAAGGGTGATATGAGCAAGTCTGATCTGCATCGTGCTGCTCGCTTCGGAAACCAAGATTTGGTTCAAGAGCTAGTGAGTAAAGGCTTTGATGTGAATCTTCTAGATTGTGATGGATACACTCCATTGATGTTTGCAGCAAAATCAGGCGATGGAACTATGTGTGAGCTTCTTATCTCGTTGGGGGCGAAGTGTGGTCTCAAGAACGCAAGGCACGAGACCGCGCTATCTCTAGCACGTGGGGACGAGGCCGAGAGGGTGATACTAGACGAGCTTGCTCGCGAGCTAGTGACAAGAGGGGCTCGTGTGAAGAAGCATACCAAGGCGGGGAAGGGAACCCCGCACGCAAAGACGTTGAGGATGGTGGAGGCCAGAGGGGTGTTGAGCTGGGGGAAGTCGAGCCGGAGGAATGTGATCTGTCGAGGGGCCGAGGTGGGCATGAGCTCGACGTTCCGGTGGAACCGGCGGTGGAAGAGTGATGGGGATGATCAAGGGCTGTTTAGGTTGGTGACTACGAAGAATAAAGAATTTCATTTTTCTTGCTGTGGGGGAAGTGAAGTGGCGGAGCTGTGGGTGAGGGGAATAAGGCTAGTTACTCGTGAAGCTATTTTTGGGAGGAGTCAGTAG
- the LOC121772313 gene encoding probable pre-mRNA-splicing factor ATP-dependent RNA helicase DEAH4, whose protein sequence is MAIISMAELPILQFEDKIVETVDKNPVVVVIGETGSGKSTQLSQILHRRGYTKSGCIAVTQPRRVAAVTVSRRVSEELNVPLGDEVGYAIRFEDRTSEKTIIKYLTDGVLLRESLSNPELSQYSVIILDEAHERSLNTDVLLGLMKRLIKLRASNLKVLVTSATLDGEKVSRFFSDCPILNVPGKLFPVEIHHSSEKPKSYIDACLNKALDIHTQEPEGDVLIFMTGQDDIEKLVSRLEERIQRLEEGSCMDAVIYPLHGSLPPELQIRVFSPPPPSCRRFIVSTNIAETSLTVDGVVYVIDPGFVKQRQYNPSTGMYSLDVVQISKVQANQRAGRAGRTRPGKCYRLYSSVAYKDDLLDATIPEIQRSSLAGSILYLKSLDLSDINILKFDFLDPPSFEALEDALKQLYLIDAIDDEGSITSLGRTMAELPLEPSLSRTLLEANECGCLSQALTVAAMLSAETTLLISQSKSADKKRKHTPSNLPDGSGLGDHIQLLQIFELWHETDYNTGWCKENNLQVRGMKFVKDVRKQLCQIIQKIAKGPMDVKTSKRRRENQDYRSLRKALCSGYGNQLAERMLRHNGYKTLGFKSQLVQVHPSSVLRTDEEGMFPNYVIYHELIATTRPYMRNVCAVEMPWVRPVFAKLQNLNVSKLSGGANQSREEVQPETADVQKDDGGNATPAQPAEDRDSKILAARERYLARRGQANK, encoded by the exons ATGGCAATCATTTCAATGGCGGAACTGCCGATTCTTCAATTTGAAGACAAAATCGTGGAAACCGTGGATAAGAATCCGGTAGTAGTTGTAATCGGTGAAACTGGATCAGGAAAAAGTACTCAGCTCTCTCAAATTCTTCATAGACGAGGTTACACCAAATCGGGTTGCATCGCTGTGACTCAGCCGCGTCGAGTTGCCGCTGTTACAGTATCAAG GCGTGTCTCAGAAGAATTGAATGTGCCGCTGGGTGATGAGGTAGGTTACGCGATTCGCTTTGAAGATAGAACTTCAGAGAAGACGATTATAAA ATACCTAACTGATGGAGTTCTCCTGCGCGAAAGTCTTTCCAACCCGGAGCTGAGCCAATATTCGGTCATCATATTAGATGAAGCTCACGAGAGGAGCTTGAATAC GGATGTGTTGCTTGGATTGATGAAAAGGTTAATAAAGTTGCGTGCGTCCAATTTGAAAGTTTTGGTCACTTCGGCTACACTTGATGGTGAAAAAGTATCGAGATTCTTCTCGGATTGCCCAATCCTCAATGTTCCGGGGAAGTTATTTCCTGTTGAGATCCATCATAGCTCTGAAAAACCAAAAAGCTATATTGACGCTTGTTTGAACAAAGCTCTTG ATATACACACTCAAGAACCCGAAGGCGACGTCTTAATATTTATGACAGGACAG GATGACATAGAGAAGTTGGTCTCAAGACtggaagaaagaatccaaagaTTGGAGGAAGGGTCTTGTATGGATGCTGTAATATATCCACTTCATGGATCTCTGCCTCCTGAATTGCAA ATTCGTGTATTTAGCCCTCCACCTCCCAGTTGCCGTCGATTCATTGTTTCTACCAACATAGCAGAGACGTCTTTGACTGTTGATGGTGTTGT GTATGTAATTGATCCTGGCTTTGTGAAACAACGGCAGTACAACCCATCAACTGGCATGTATTCTCTTGATGTTGTCCAAATCAGCAA AGTGCAGGCTAATCAGCGTGCAGGAAGAGCTGGAAGAACACGTCCTGGGAAGTGCTATCGTTTGTACTCATCTGTGGCCTACAAGGATGACTTGCTGGATGCCACAATCCCAGAAATACAGAGATCTTCCCTTGCAGGAAGTATCCTGTATTTGAAATCATTGGACCTATCAGACATCAATATTCTCAAATTTGACTTCCTTGACCCACCTTCTT TTGAAGCTCTGGAAGATGCCTTAAAGCAGTTATACCTTATTGATGCCATAGATGACGAGGGTTCAATCACGAGTCTTGGACGAACTATGGCTG AACTTCCACTGGAACCTTCACTCTCGAGGACCTTGTTAGAGGCAAACGAGTGTGGCTGTCTATCTCAGGCTTTAACAGTCGCTGCAATGTTATCTGCAGAGACTACATTGCTCATAAGCCAAAG TAAAAGTGCAGATAAGAAGCGGAAACACACTCCTTCAAATCTTCCTGATGGTTCTGGCTTGGGCGACCATATCCAGCTCCTGCAAATTTTTGAGCTTTGGCACGAAACTGACTATAATACTGGTTGGTGCAAAGAGAATAACTTACAG GTGAGGGGGATGAAGTTTGTCAAGGATGTCAGGAAACAGTTATGCCAAATAATTCAGAAGATTGCCAAAG GACCCATGGATGTGAAAACAAGTAAAAGGCGAAGGGAAAATCAAGATTACAGATCCTTGAGGAAAGCTTTATGTTCAGGATATGGAAACCAACTAGCTGAGCGAATGCTTCGTCATAATGGCTATAAGACCCTTGGCTTCAAGTCACAATTAGTACAG GTACACCCATCATCAGTGCTGAGGACAGATGAAGAAGGCATGTTTCCCAATTATGTCATCTATCATGAACTCATTGCTACCACACGACCATACATGCGAAATGTTTGCGCTGTTGAGATGCCTTGGGTCAGACCAGTCTTTGCTAAACTCCAGAATCTGAATGTCAGCAAACTCAG TGGAGGAGCCAACCAGTCTCGTGAAGAGGTTCAACCAGAAACCGCAGACGTGCAGAAGGATGATGGTGGTAATGCTACTCCGGCTCAACCTGCTGAGGACCGCGACAGTAAGATTCTTGCGGCCCGGGAACGATATCTTGCTCGTAGAGGTCAAGCCAATAAATAG
- the LOC121770953 gene encoding uncharacterized protein LOC121770953: MAEDHIQIEVEDSRISHENAPLLKNSDENQQSEPSGVRENDKETLLDKTLQRLDLFITLLGYNQSSLVRFLVSWGLFLVFGVVLPVVMLQLSNCPGCEKGQIMSFEIGIVVSQASLAASSMLCFSHNLRKYGVRKFLFVDRYSGYVERFSAQYVQKISGSLRLLVIWVIPCCLLKTAREIIRIMYVRHESQWQSVAILIAFVLSWTYVTIIILSACVLFHLVCNLQIIHFEDYGKLLEIESDVVALLQEHARLRYYLSKISHRFRIYLLLQFVIVTASHFMFLFQTTGYNGIITFINGGDFAVTSIVQVAVIILCLNAAAKISHRAQGIGGLASRWHALVTCSADDSSQFRNSNYSGNYEATAEKLVSLHVDYSESDLESLDFMSTPTNIQLASYMSSYHKRLALVMYLQSNPGGITIFGWTVDRGLINTIFFIELSLVTFVLGKTIVIT; the protein is encoded by the exons ATGGCTGAGGATCATATTCAAATAGAAGTGGAAGATTCGAGAATTTCACATGAGAACGCCCCCCTGCTGAAAAATTCTGATGAAAACCAGCAATCAGAGCCGTCAGGTGTTCGAGAAAATGACAAAGAGACTCTTTTGGACAAGACCCTTCAAAGATTGGATCTTTTTATCACTCTTTTGGGGTATAATCAGTCTTCTCTGGTGAGATTTCTGGTTTCATGGGGGCTATTTTTGGTATTTGGGGTTGTGCTTCCGGTGGTGATGCTTCAGCTCTCGAATTGCCCCGGGTGTGAGAAGGGTCAGATCATGAGCTTTGAGATTGGTATAGTGGTTTCTCAGGCTTCTTTGGCTGCTTCATCTATGTTGTGCTTTTCGCATAATTTGCGGAAATATGGTGTTAGGAAATTTCTGTTTGTTGATCGATACAGCGGGTATGTGGAGAGGTTCAGTGCGCAGTATGTGCAGAAGATCTCA GGTTCTCTACGCTTGCTAGTAATATGGGTGATCCCGTGTTGCCTCTTGAAAACTGCACGTGAAATCATCCGAATTATGTATGTTCGTCACGAGTCGCAGTGGCAGTCTGTTGCcattttaattgctttcgtgTTGTCATGGACATACGTGACCATTATCATTCTTTCAGCCTGTGTCTTGTTCCACCTGGTGTGCAACTTGCAAATTATACATTTTGAAGACTACGGGAAACTTTTGGAAATAGAATCTGACGTAGTAGCCTTACTGCAAGAGCATGCTCGCCTACGCTACTATCTGTCCAAAATAAGCCATAGATTTCGAATATATCTTCTCCTGCAATTTGTGATTGTAACTGCAAGCCACTTTATGTTTCTATTCCAGACCACTGGATACAATGGGATAATCACTTTCATCAATGGGGGTGATTTTGCA GTGACATCAATCGTTCAGGTGGCTGTGATAATTCTTTGCTTGAATGCTGCTGCAAAAATATCCCACAGAGCCCAAGGCATCGGGGGACTCGCAAGTAGATGGCATGCTTTAGTAACTTGCAGTGCTGATGATTCATCTCAGTTCCGTAATTCAAATTACTCGGGAAATTATGAGGCTACTGCAGAGAAGTTGGTTTCACTCCATGTAGACTACTCAGAAAGTGATTTGGAATCACTGGATTTTATGTCAACACCAACTAATATACAACTGGCTTCGTATATGTCTTCTTACCACAAGCGACTGGCACTAG TGATGTATTTGCAGTCCAACCCCGGAGGAATCACAATTTTCGGATGGACAGTTGATCGTGGCCTGATCAACACTATCTTCTTCATCGAGCTATCACTAGTCACATTTGTGTTAGGCAAGACCATAGTCATCACATGA
- the LOC121770126 gene encoding calcium-binding protein CML38-like: MKSCTTYCKRVFNSFDQDRDGKITPSQRQSCLAMMGGGLSAEEAEMVAQPLLSGGLVGLAEFASLVEGDDEEEKKREDLRKAFEMYKNEGEECITPRSLKNMLGRLECG, translated from the coding sequence ATGAAATCATGCACAACATATTGCAAGAGAGTTTTCAACTCATTCGACCAGGACAGAGATGGCAAGATAACTCCCTCGCAGCGGCAGAGCTGCCTAGCGATGATGGGCGGCGGGCTGTCGGCCGAGGAGGCGGAGATGGTGGCTCAGCCTCTCCTCTCCGGTGGGCTGGTAGGGCTGGCCGAGTTTGCCAGTTTAGTGGAGGGCGACGACGAAGAGGAGAAGAAGAGGGAAGACTTGAGAAAGGCGTTTGAGATGTATAAGAATGAAGGGGAAGAATGCATTACTCCAAGAAGCCTGAAAAATATGTTGGGGAGATTGGAGTGTGGATGA